One Geitlerinema sp. PCC 9228 genomic window, CCGCTGCTTTCTTCACCAGAATCGCTGGCAAAGCGGCGGATATACCCTTTATAGGTAAGTTCGATGGTGCTTTCTTCCCCCTCCTCGCTATCCGTTGGTTCTGGGGAAGTTTTCCCGGAACCACCAGGAACGGTTTCGCTGGCGTCTGCTGCTGCAGCATCGACAATTTGCGTGCGACGGGGATTGCCATACTTGCGTTTGAGGGCGCGCAGTTCTTTTTTTAGGGCTTTGAGCAATTCCTGGCGATCGCTCAATAATTTTTGCAGTTGCTCTTGTTTTTGGGTCAGTTCGTCGAATTCCTTTTGCAGGTTGTGCTGTTCCAACGCTGTCAGCCGCCGCAAAGGCATGGCCAAAATCGCTTGGGCTTGCTCTTCGCTAAATTCCAACTCCGATTGCAGGGTGGCTTTGGCCGTACTGCCATCAGCGGCTTGCCGTAAAATATCGATGGTGCGGTCCAAGTTGGCGATCGCTTGGCGCAATCCCGAAACCAAATGCAGCCGCTGTTGGGTTTGTTCCAATTCGTGGGTATAGCGGCGGGTAAGGGCTTCTTCCCGAAACTTGAGAAACTCTTGTAACGTCTCCCGCAGGCTCAACTGGCGGGGTTGGTTGCCCACCAACGCCAAAAAGATCGCCCCAAAGTTCACCTGCAACGGCGTTTGCTTGTACAGTTGCCGCAGAACCGCTTGCGGGTCGGTTTCCCGTTTGAGTTCTATCACCACCCGAATCCCCTCGCGATCGCTTTCGTCGCGAATATCAGCAATCCCCTCAATTTGCCCGTGATTGACCAAATTGGCCACCTTCTCAATCCAATTGGCCTTGTTCACCTGAAACGGCAACTCCGTCACCACCAAGGCCGTACGACGCATCCGACGACCGGCAACGGTTTCCGAATGCACCACCCCACGCACCGGAATCGTTCCCCGACCTTTGGTATAAGCATCGCGAATGCCCTCGCTGCCCACAATTTCACCACCAGTGGGAAAATCGGGACCGGGAATAATTTCAAATAGCTTCTCGTCGCTGAGCTGCGGTTTGTCAATTAGGGCAATTAACCCATCCACCACTTCGGTGAGGTTGTGGGGAGGAACATTGGTGGCCATTCCCACAGCAATTCCCGAACAGCCGTTGAGCAGCAACATGGGAAGCTGCGCTGGCAGCACCACCGGTTCCTGTTGGGAATTGTCAAAATTATCAATAAAATCAACCGTTGCTTTGTCAATTTCGCTAAGTAGGGATTCGTGTGCCACCGCCGCCAGACGAGTTTCCGTATACCGCATGGCAGCTGGTGGGTCGTTGTCGATGGAACCAAAATTTCCGTGGCCGTCTAGTAGGGGATAGCGACAGGAAAAATCCTGAATCATGCGGACCATGGCATCGTAAACCGCCTGGTCGCCGTGGGGATGGTATTTCCCGAGCACATCCCCCACTACCCGCGCACATTTGCGGTAGGGACGATCGGGGGTCAGACCCAACTCGTGCATGGCGTACAAAATCCGCCGGTGTACCGGTTTTAAGCCATCTCGGATATCGGGTAACGCCCGACCCACGATGACGCTCATGGCATACTCCAGGTACGCCTGCTGCATTTCTGTGTGTAAAGGGGTGGAAATAACTTGTCCTGTAGAAAGTAAATTTAATTGGTTGGCCATGAAAAAAATCCTTGTCCCTAACAACAAGCAACTGCACGTTTTGGTTGACGCTCAACGCCAGCAACAACGGTTTGACGATTTTTTTGCGGTGGGAAGGCAGCGAACGCACGCAACGGTCAAGACCCAAGGAAGAAGCATTGCCCGGAAAAGCCATTGGGA contains:
- the gyrA gene encoding DNA topoisomerase (ATP-hydrolyzing) subunit A, whose translation is MANQLNLLSTGQVISTPLHTEMQQAYLEYAMSVIVGRALPDIRDGLKPVHRRILYAMHELGLTPDRPYRKCARVVGDVLGKYHPHGDQAVYDAMVRMIQDFSCRYPLLDGHGNFGSIDNDPPAAMRYTETRLAAVAHESLLSEIDKATVDFIDNFDNSQQEPVVLPAQLPMLLLNGCSGIAVGMATNVPPHNLTEVVDGLIALIDKPQLSDEKLFEIIPGPDFPTGGEIVGSEGIRDAYTKGRGTIPVRGVVHSETVAGRRMRRTALVVTELPFQVNKANWIEKVANLVNHGQIEGIADIRDESDREGIRVVIELKRETDPQAVLRQLYKQTPLQVNFGAIFLALVGNQPRQLSLRETLQEFLKFREEALTRRYTHELEQTQQRLHLVSGLRQAIANLDRTIDILRQAADGSTAKATLQSELEFSEEQAQAILAMPLRRLTALEQHNLQKEFDELTQKQEQLQKLLSDRQELLKALKKELRALKRKYGNPRRTQIVDAAAADASETVPGGSGKTSPEPTDSEEGEESTIELTYKGYIRRFASDSGEESSGSRRQKSKKTASKSAVRPRSPQGDRDLPLQTYQTTTDRELLAITADGKAYSVRVRDIPKSHGRHQRSTPLIQLLPPAAQKEPQAIASSLLLPDTTTESYLLILTYQGRIKRLPLLEAASSSSRGITVCKLKSGDRLISVQTCQLGEQVLLATSGGRILRFEVDDTQLPIRGRTAQGDMALRLRKKEKLVGMATVPPHGDIALISAAGYAKRLPVNLLRLAQRGSIGTQAFHFPHKNDTLAGMVAAHRQETLVITTDRDRHLSVAMDSLAVDNPDSSGDRLQQLQESERVVSVLLAHHG